One region of Dryobates pubescens isolate bDryPub1 chromosome 20, bDryPub1.pri, whole genome shotgun sequence genomic DNA includes:
- the TMEM220 gene encoding transmembrane protein 220, whose product MSGGRTSVWLWRLCNLLMAAFFGLAAAVQVNDPDAGLWTVVYLVPAALTLLVSMKPSITGNGVWRFLCALHSAGCIAGITALACSLFAYAEGNIVHEEEGRELLGLVIITVWMSLCHSSAK is encoded by the exons ATGTCGGGCGGGCGGACGTCGGTCTGGCTGTGGCGGCTCTGCAACCTCCTCATGGCTGCGTTCTTCGGGCTGGCGGCCGCCGTGCAG GTGAATGACCCCGACGCCGGGCTCTGGACG GTTGTCTACTTAgtgcctgctgctctgacacTGCTTGTCAGCATGAAGCCCTCAATAACAG GTAATGGTGTTtggaggttcctctgtgcccttcATTCTGCTGGCTGCATTGCTGGGATTACTGCCTTGGCCTGCTCTTTGTTTGCTTATGCTGAAGGAAACATTGTGCATGAAGAGGAAGGCAG AGAATTGCTTGGTCTGGTGATCATTACAGTATGGATGAGCCTCTGTCACAGTTCAGCAAAGTAA
- the LOC104301222 gene encoding protein SCO1 homolog, mitochondrial: MAACALRCGRAAMLWRLPGAGLGGRGVLAASASRSASRLPPSSGQRAAAQRRLVSWRSLAATFVVCGGLLVLMKKVKRQKEEELEKERNRGIGKPLLGGPFSLVSHEGQPRSSEDYIGQWVLIYFGFTHCPDICPDELEKMIQVVNEIDGIPSLPSLTPLFITIDPERDNEEAIARYVKEFSPKLVGLTGTKAQIDQVAKAYRVYYSEGPKDEDDDYIVDHTIIMYLLGPDGSFVDYYGQNKRSTEIAASIAAHMRKYRS, from the exons ATGGCGGCGTGCGCGCTGCGCTGCGGGCGCGCGGCGATGCTGTGGCGGCTGCCGGGCGCGGGGCTGGGCGGCCGCGGGGTGCTAGCCGCCAGCGCCAGCCGCTCCGCGTCCCGCCTGCCGCCGAGCAGCGGCCAGCGTGCGGCCGCGCAGAGGAGG CTGGTGTCGTGGCGGTCGCTGGCGGCCACCTTCGTGGTGTGCGGGGGGCTGCTGGTCCTCATGAAGAAGGTGAAGCGGCAGAAGGAGGAGG agctggagaaggaacGGAACAGAGGCATTGGGAAACCACTGCTGGGAGGACCCTTCTCGCTCGTCAGCCACGAGGGGCAGCCCCGGAGCAGCGAGGACTACATCGGCCAGTGGGTGCTGATCTACTTTGGCTTCACACACTGCCCTGACATCTGCCCTGATGAGCTGGAGAAAATGATTCAAGTGGTCAATGAAATTG ATGGAATTCCATCTTTGCCCAGTCTGACTCCACTCTTCATCACCATTGATCCTGAGAGGGACAATGAAGAAGCCATTGCCAGATACGTTAAAG aATTTTCTCCCAAGCTGGTGGGATTGACTGGTACCAAGGCACAGATTGACCAAGTGGCCAAAGCTTACCGTGTGTATTACAGCGAGGGACCCaaagatgaagatgatgattACATA GTGGATCACACAATAATCATGTACCTGCTCGGGCCGGACGGGAGCTTCGTGGACTATTACGGCCAGAacaagagaagcacagagatTGCTGCTTCCATTGCTGCACACATGAGGAAATACAGATCCTAG
- the ADPRM gene encoding manganese-dependent ADP-ribose/CDP-alcohol diphosphatase produces MEAAPPLFSFGVVADVQYADAEDGYDFSGCQRRYYRQSLTLLRNAVEAWVAERPPLSFVLQLGDSIDGLNARRGESEAALAQVLAVLRRLPVPVHHAWGNHELYNFSRARLARSGLSSRPAGAAAGPPAGDCQAYHFSPAPPFRVVVLDAYELSTLGREPDSPRYRESLRLLREKNPNDNLNSPAGLQEPQFVEFNGGFGQAQLDWFNEVLKLSDENHEKVIVTGHLPIHPDASDGVSLAWDYHDALSVIHSHQCVVCFLAGHLHLGGYCLDSHGIHHLTLEGVIETPPESNAFGTVYVYKDKMILKGRGRVSDRVMHF; encoded by the exons ATGGAGGCGGCGCCGCCGCTCTTCTCCTTCGGTGTCGTCGCGGACGTCCAGTACGCGGACGCGGAGGACGGCTACGACTTCAGCGGGTGCCAGCGGCGGTACTACCGGCAGAGCCTTACCCTGCTACGGAACGCCGTGGAAGCCTGGGTCGCCGAGCGGCCGCCGCTCAGCTTCGTGCTACAGCTCGGCGACAGCATCGATGGCCTCAACGCCCGCCGCGGCGAGTCCGAGGCTGCCTTGGCGCAGGTGCTGGCGGTGCTGCGGCGGCTGCCGGTGCCGGTGCACCACGCGTGGGGCAACCACGAGCTGTATAACTTCAGCCGGGCCCGCCTGGCGCGCAGCGGCCTCAGCAGCCGTCCCGCCGGGGCCGCGGCCGGGCCGCCCGCCGGGGACTGCCAGGCCTATCACTTCAGCCCGGCCCCGCCGTTCCGCGTCGTGGTGCTGGACGCCTACGAGctgagcaccctgggcagggagccGGACAGCCCCCGCTACAGGGAGTCGCTGCGGCTGCTGCGGGAGAAGAACCCCAACGACAACCTCAACAGCCCCGCAG GGCTCCAGGAACCTCAGTTTGTAGAGTTTAATGGAGGATTTGGCCAAGCCCAGCTGGACTGGTTCAATGAAGTCCTCAAGCTGTCTGATGAAAACCATGAAAAAGTTATAGTTACAG GTCATCTGCCCATTCATCCAGATGCTTCAGATGGAGTGTCCCTAGCCTGGGATTACCACGATGCCCTCTCGGTCATACACTCCCACCAGTGCGTGGTCTGCTTCCTTGCAGGGCACTTACACCTCGGGGGCTATTGTCTGGACTCTCATGGGATTCACCATCTGACTTTGGAAGGGGTGATTGAAACTCCCCCAGAGAGCAATGCCTTTGGAACTGTTTATGTCTACAAAGATAAGATGATACTAAAGGGAAGGGGCAGAGTTTCAGACAGGGTTATGCACTTCTGA